A genome region from Nicotiana tabacum cultivar K326 chromosome 13, ASM71507v2, whole genome shotgun sequence includes the following:
- the LOC107794249 gene encoding large ribosomal subunit protein eL6-like, whose translation MAPKKSLRNPELIPGLGKFSRSKMYHKKGLWAIKKKNGGTFPSHNKKPTAAAPAIKPPKFYPADDVAKPLVNKHKPKPTKLRASITPGTVLIILAGRFKGKRVVFLKQLGSGLLLVTGPFKINGVPLRRVNQAYVIGTSTKVDVSGVNVEKIDDKYFVKQVEKKQKKGEGEFFEDKKEEKNVLPQEKKDEQKAVDTALIKAIEGVPELKAYLSARFSLKAGMKPHELVF comes from the exons ATGGCGCCCAAGAAATCTCTCCGTAACCCAGAATTAATTCCTGGCCTGGGAAAATTCTCACGTTCTAAAATGTACCACAAGAAAGGTCTCTGGGCAATCAAGAAGAAAAACGGCGGCACATTTCCATCCCACAACAAAAAACCCACCGCCGCCGCTCCGGCAATAAAACCCCCAAAGTTTTACCCCGCCGATGACGTAGCAAAACCCCTTGTGAACAAACACAAGCCAAAACCTACAAAACTCAGAGCAAGCATTACACCTGGGACTGTGTTGATTATCCTAGCTGGTAGGTTTAAGGGGAAAAGAGTTGTGTTTTTGAAACAACTTGGTTCTGGGCTACTGCTTGTTACTGGACCTTTTAAGATTAATGGCGTTCCTCTTAGACGTGTGAATCAAGCTTATGTTATTGGTACCTCAACTAAGGTTGATGTTTCGGGTGTGAATGTGGAGAAAATTGATGATAAGTATTTCGTTAAGCAGGttgagaagaagcagaagaagggAGAAGGGGAGTTTTTTGAAGACAAGAAAGAG GAGAAGAATGTGCTTCCACAAGAAAAGAAAGATGAGCAGAAAGCTGTGGACACTGCATTGATCAAGGCCATTGAAGGCGTTCCTGAATTGAAGGCTTATTTGTCCGCGAGGTTCTCACTCAAGGCAGGCATGAAACCACATGAGCTTGTCTTTTAG